A single window of Alosa alosa isolate M-15738 ecotype Scorff River chromosome 11, AALO_Geno_1.1, whole genome shotgun sequence DNA harbors:
- the pskh1 gene encoding serine/threonine-protein kinase H1 homolog, translated as MGCRTSKVLPEAPADVQLDLVKKVEPHHTDVYKNFIRGDGSTEKTGGSSSPHAKGQAAAAATTAAAIPKTGQSPPPAAQAVAGAPSDSTDPRRNKVARYRAKFDPRVTAKYEIKALIGRGSFSRVVRVEHKSTRQPYAIKMIETRYREGREVCESELNVLRRVRHTNIIQLMEVFETTERVYMVMELATGGELFDRIIARGSFTERDATRVLQMVLDGVKYLHMLGITHRDLKPENLLYYHPGADSKIMITDFGLASTRKKGDDCLMKTTCGTPEYIAPEILVRKPYTNAVDMWALGVISYILLSGTMPFEDENRMRLYRQILKGKYSYTGEPWPSVSNLAKDFIDRVLTVDPSERLTAGQALKHPWIVSMAASSSMKNLQRSISQNLLKRASSRCHSTKSAQSTRSSRSTKSSKARRAREKELRELNRRYQQQYNG; from the exons ATGGGGTGCCGGACGAGCAAGGTCCTCCCTGAGGCCCCTGCCGACGTCCAGCTCGATCTGGTCAAGAAAGTGGAGCCGCACCATACCGATGTCTACAAGAACTTCATCCGGGGAGATGGCTCGACGGAGAAGACGGGGggctcctcttctcctcacgCTAAGGggcaggctgcagctgctgccaCCACTGCCGCCGCCATCCCGAAGACCGGCCAGTCACCTCCGCCTGCCGCCCAAGCAGTGGCAGGCGCACCTTCTGACTCGACTGACCCCCGGAGGAACAAGGTGGCGCGCTACCGCGCCAAGTTCGACCCACGGGTCACGGCAAAGTACGAGATCAAGGCGCTGATCGGGCGGGGCAGTTTCAGCCGGGTGGTGCGCGTGGAGCACAAGAGCACGCGGCAGCCGTACGCCATCAAGATGATCGAGACCCGCTACCGCGAGGGCCGCGAGGTGTGCGAGTCGGAGCTGAACGTGCTGAGGCGCGTGCGCCACACCAACATCATCCAGCTGATGGAGGTGTTTGAGACGACCGAGCGCGTCTACATGGTCATGGAGCTGGCGACGGGCGGCGAGCTCTTCGACCGCATCATCGCCCGCGGGTCCTTCACCGAGCGCGACGCCACGCGGGTCCTGCAGATGGTGCTGGACGGCGTCAAGTACCTGCACATGCTTGGCATCACCCACCGCGACCTCAAGCCTGAGAACCTGCTCTACTACCACCCGGGCGCCGACTCCAAGATCATGATCACCGACTTCGGCCTGGCCAGCACGCGCAAGAAGGGCGACGACTGTCTGATGAAGACCACGTGTGGCACGCCCGAGTACATCGCTCCCGAGATCCTGGTGCGCAAGCCGTACACCAATGCGGTGGACATGTGGGCTCTTGGGGTCATCTCCTACATCCTGCTCAGCGGCACCATGCCCTTTGAGGATGAGAACCGCATGCGTCTCTACCGACAGATCCTCAAGGGCAAATACAGCTACACTGGAGAG CCCTGGCCAAGTGTGTCCAACCTGGCAAAGGACTTCATTGACCGTGTGCTGACTGTGGACCCGAGCGAGAGGCTGACCGCCGGACAGGCTCTTAAGCACCCGTGGATCGTCAGCATGGCCGCCTCGTCTTCCATGAAGAACCTGCAGCGCTCCATCTCACAGAATCTCCTGAAGAGGGCGTCGTCGCGCTGCCACAGCACCAAGTCGGCCCAGTCCACACGCTCCAGCCGCTCAACCAAGTCCAGCAAGGCGCGCCGGGCCCGGGAGAAGGAGCTCCGCGAGCTCAACCGCCGCTACCAGCAGCAGTACAACGGCTGA